The Winogradskyella schleiferi genome has a window encoding:
- a CDS encoding class I SAM-dependent methyltransferase, whose translation MKLDRKKHWETVYETKSPDQVSWTQESPKTSLEFIHSFGLNKSAKIIDIGGGDSKLVDYLLDEGFENVTVLDISAKSLEKAKGRLGEKANKVNWIVSDITEFEPNMTFDVWHDRATFHFLTTPEQITKYIKTARKSVNGFLTIGTFSKNGPEKCSGLEIKQYNEDELTLKLKNGFDKIKCVTEDHLTPFDTTQDFLFCSFKRQLN comes from the coding sequence ATGAAATTAGATAGAAAGAAACATTGGGAGACAGTTTATGAAACTAAAAGCCCAGACCAAGTAAGCTGGACACAGGAATCGCCTAAAACTTCGCTTGAATTTATACATTCATTCGGATTAAATAAATCTGCAAAAATAATAGATATTGGTGGTGGAGATAGCAAACTTGTCGATTACTTACTTGATGAAGGATTTGAAAATGTGACTGTACTTGACATTTCGGCTAAATCACTCGAAAAAGCAAAAGGCCGACTTGGAGAAAAAGCAAATAAAGTAAATTGGATTGTAAGCGACATTACAGAATTCGAACCCAATATGACTTTTGATGTTTGGCACGACAGAGCAACCTTTCATTTTCTTACAACGCCTGAACAAATAACAAAATATATAAAAACTGCAAGAAAATCTGTAAACGGATTCCTGACAATTGGAACCTTTTCCAAAAATGGACCTGAAAAATGTAGCGGTCTCGAAATAAAACAATACAATGAAGACGAATTAACATTAAAGTTGAAAAATGGATTTGACAAAATTAAGTGTGTAACGGAAGACCACTTAACACCATTTGACACAACGCAGGATTTCTTGTTTTGTAGTTTTAAAAGACAATTGAACTAA
- a CDS encoding cation transporter, which produces MNKTVFEITKMDCPSEENLIRMKLDGIPNIANLDFDIPNRKLTVFHSGKIDQIEKFIIELKLGGKKILTEQTDQTDFKENTSQKKLLWSVLIINFAFFIIEMTTGIISKSMGLVADSLDMLADSFVYGISLFAVGGTLIKKKRIAKLAGYFQITLAVIGFVEVLRRFFGDEKLPDFTTMIIVSIFALIANGICLYILQKSKSKDEAHMKASMIFTSNDVIINTGVIIAGLLVYWLNSNKPDLIVGTIVFILVIQGAFRILKLSK; this is translated from the coding sequence GTGAATAAAACAGTATTTGAAATTACCAAAATGGATTGTCCATCGGAGGAAAATCTAATTCGAATGAAATTAGACGGCATCCCGAACATTGCGAATTTGGACTTTGATATTCCTAACCGAAAATTAACCGTTTTTCACAGCGGTAAAATTGACCAAATCGAAAAATTTATCATCGAACTGAAATTAGGTGGAAAGAAAATTTTAACGGAACAAACCGACCAAACGGACTTTAAAGAAAACACCAGCCAAAAAAAGCTACTTTGGTCTGTACTTATAATCAATTTTGCTTTTTTCATTATCGAAATGACGACAGGAATTATCTCAAAATCTATGGGGCTTGTTGCAGACAGTTTAGATATGCTTGCCGACAGTTTCGTTTACGGAATTAGTTTGTTTGCGGTTGGCGGAACATTAATAAAGAAAAAACGGATTGCCAAACTGGCTGGATATTTTCAAATCACACTTGCCGTTATCGGATTTGTGGAAGTTTTAAGGAGGTTTTTTGGAGACGAGAAACTTCCCGATTTTACAACAATGATTATCGTTTCTATTTTTGCACTTATCGCAAACGGAATTTGTCTTTACATTTTACAAAAGTCAAAAAGTAAAGACGAGGCACATATGAAAGCAAGTATGATTTTTACCTCAAATGATGTAATTATAAATACAGGTGTAATTATTGCAGGACTTTTAGTTTACTGGTTGAATTCTAATAAGCCAGATTTGATTGTGGGAACAATAGTCTTTATTTTAGTTATTCAAGGTGCTTTTAGGATATTAAAGTTAAGTAAGTAA
- a CDS encoding heavy metal translocating P-type ATPase, translating to METINVFETKEKNHKQGIKESFPVTGMTCASCASSVESVLKHTEGVFDASVNFANSSVLVEYDKELSPNQLQNALREVGYDIIIDSEDPSEVQQELQQKHYQDIKKRTIWSAILTLPIFVLGMFFMQWEPGKWISLVLTFPILFWFGRSFFLNAFKQAKHGKANMDTLVALSTGIAFIFSVFNTFFPEFWLSRGIEPHVYYEAATVIITFISLGKLLEEKAKSNTSSAIKKLMGLQPKTLKIIENGEEKEIPISSVQVGQTILVRPGEKIPVDGEVSKGSSYVDESMITGEPVPVQKSQGEKVFAGTVNQKGSFQFTAEKVGGETLLSQIIKMVQQAQGSKAPVQKLVDKIAGIFVPVVLGISIVTFIVWMSVGGDNAFSQALLTSVAVLVIACPCALGLATPTAIMVGIGKGAENNILIKDAESLELGHKVNAVILDKTGTITEGKPLVTDILWKDKIENQNDYKEILLAIEAQSEHPLAEAVVNHLKEENIEQAEITSFESITGKGVKAQSENGSKYYVGNHKLMVEKDIQIDASLMQTAESLEEKAKTVIFFANEHQVLAILAIADKIKETSKKAIATLQERGVEVYMLTGDNNKTASAVAKQVGITNYQGEVMPSDKAAFVEKLQADGKIVAMVGDGINDSQALAQANVSIAMGKGSDIAMDVAKMTLITSDLQSIPKALELSKRTVLGIRQNLFWAFIYNIIGIPIAAGVLYPVNGFLLDPMIAGAAMAFSSVSVVANSLRLKRVKL from the coding sequence ATGGAGACAATTAACGTATTTGAAACTAAAGAAAAGAACCACAAACAGGGTATAAAAGAATCATTCCCTGTTACAGGAATGACCTGCGCATCGTGTGCATCAAGCGTTGAATCTGTATTAAAACACACAGAAGGTGTGTTTGATGCAAGTGTTAATTTTGCCAATAGTTCCGTTCTTGTGGAATATGACAAGGAGTTGAGTCCAAATCAACTTCAAAACGCACTTCGTGAGGTCGGCTATGACATTATTATTGATTCCGAAGACCCTTCGGAAGTACAACAAGAACTTCAGCAAAAGCATTATCAGGACATAAAAAAACGTACTATCTGGTCGGCCATACTTACCCTTCCCATTTTTGTATTAGGAATGTTTTTTATGCAATGGGAACCAGGTAAGTGGATTTCTTTGGTGTTAACTTTTCCAATTCTTTTTTGGTTCGGTCGTAGCTTTTTCCTCAATGCTTTCAAGCAAGCCAAACATGGTAAAGCAAATATGGATACCTTGGTAGCTTTGAGCACAGGAATCGCTTTTATCTTTAGTGTATTCAATACCTTTTTTCCAGAATTTTGGTTGAGTCGTGGTATTGAGCCTCACGTTTATTATGAAGCCGCTACGGTAATTATAACTTTTATTTCCTTGGGAAAATTATTGGAGGAAAAGGCAAAATCAAATACTTCTTCGGCCATTAAAAAACTTATGGGATTACAACCCAAAACGCTAAAAATTATTGAGAATGGGGAAGAAAAAGAAATTCCAATTTCTTCTGTACAAGTTGGTCAGACCATTTTGGTACGTCCCGGAGAAAAGATTCCTGTAGATGGAGAAGTTTCCAAAGGAAGCTCGTATGTTGATGAAAGTATGATAACGGGAGAACCTGTTCCCGTTCAGAAATCCCAAGGGGAAAAGGTCTTCGCTGGTACGGTTAATCAAAAAGGAAGCTTTCAATTTACCGCTGAAAAAGTTGGTGGAGAAACCTTGCTTTCCCAAATCATTAAAATGGTTCAGCAAGCGCAAGGGAGTAAGGCACCCGTTCAAAAACTGGTCGATAAGATTGCCGGTATTTTCGTTCCTGTGGTATTGGGTATTTCCATTGTAACCTTTATCGTCTGGATGTCCGTAGGAGGCGATAATGCCTTTTCACAAGCATTATTGACCTCTGTAGCCGTATTGGTTATCGCTTGCCCCTGTGCCTTGGGCTTGGCAACGCCAACTGCCATAATGGTGGGTATCGGTAAGGGAGCTGAAAATAATATTTTGATAAAGGATGCCGAAAGTCTGGAGCTTGGCCATAAAGTGAATGCAGTAATCCTTGATAAAACGGGTACGATTACGGAAGGAAAACCTTTGGTAACCGATATACTCTGGAAGGACAAGATTGAAAATCAGAACGATTACAAGGAAATTCTCTTGGCTATCGAAGCACAATCGGAACATCCCTTGGCAGAAGCGGTCGTCAATCATTTGAAAGAAGAAAATATTGAACAAGCAGAAATTACTTCCTTCGAAAGCATTACCGGAAAAGGTGTAAAGGCGCAATCGGAGAATGGTTCAAAATATTATGTGGGCAACCATAAACTAATGGTCGAAAAAGATATTCAAATAGACGCTTCTTTAATGCAAACAGCGGAAAGTCTCGAAGAAAAGGCAAAAACGGTCATATTCTTTGCTAACGAACATCAAGTGCTTGCGATACTGGCCATTGCAGACAAGATTAAAGAAACTTCAAAAAAAGCCATAGCTACGCTTCAAGAAAGAGGTGTCGAGGTCTATATGCTTACAGGAGATAATAATAAAACCGCATCTGCTGTCGCAAAACAAGTAGGAATAACAAATTACCAAGGCGAAGTAATGCCTTCGGACAAGGCAGCTTTTGTTGAAAAATTGCAGGCGGACGGAAAGATAGTCGCAATGGTTGGCGATGGTATTAATGATTCCCAGGCTTTGGCGCAAGCCAATGTGAGTATTGCAATGGGAAAAGGTTCAGATATAGCGATGGACGTAGCAAAAATGACCTTGATAACATCAGATTTACAATCCATTCCAAAAGCATTGGAACTGTCAAAAAGAACTGTTTTGGGCATACGTCAGAACTTATTTTGGGCATTCATTTACAACATCATTGGTATTCCAATCGCAGCAGGGGTTCTTTATCCCGTAAATGGATTTTTATTAGACCCGATGATTGCAGGTGCAGCAATGGCATTCAGTAGTGTATCCGTTGTTGCAAATAGCTTAAGACTTAAACGAGTAAAACTTTAA
- a CDS encoding heavy-metal-associated domain-containing protein has product MKTLKFKTNINCGGCVSKVTPFLNKQEGVESWEVDTSNPDKILTIESDGATEEDVKSTLQKVGFKAEPVD; this is encoded by the coding sequence ATGAAAACTTTAAAATTTAAAACAAATATCAATTGTGGTGGGTGTGTATCGAAAGTAACCCCTTTTTTAAACAAACAAGAAGGTGTAGAAAGTTGGGAAGTAGATACCTCTAATCCTGATAAAATCCTAACCATTGAAAGCGATGGTGCAACCGAAGAAGACGTAAAATCAACTTTGCAAAAAGTAGGATTTAAGGCGGAACCTGTAGACTAA
- a CDS encoding M90 family metallopeptidase, which produces MAYILISVVIVLFAVHFYRKAKRHSVNSFPEDWHKLLMDNVLFYRNLSKDRQLIFQQKMMQFLSEVYIDAVQFELEELDKILIAASAVIPVFGFKEWHYTNLSGILLYPDYFNEDMQFSSKDNSRNIGGIVGNGRFEKQMILSKKALYHGFKNTTDKSNTGIHEFVHLIDKLDDSTDGVPERLLEHQYALPWLNLIHKEMEAINDNHSDIRKYGGTNQAEFFAVASEYFFERPDLLKKKHPDLYKMLVKCFNQKLADPI; this is translated from the coding sequence ATGGCTTACATTTTAATTTCAGTTGTGATTGTTCTCTTTGCTGTTCATTTTTATAGAAAAGCGAAACGCCATAGTGTAAATTCATTTCCAGAGGATTGGCACAAATTACTGATGGATAATGTGCTGTTTTATAGAAACCTTTCAAAAGATAGGCAGCTTATTTTTCAGCAAAAAATGATGCAATTTTTAAGTGAGGTCTATATCGATGCTGTGCAGTTTGAATTGGAAGAATTGGATAAGATTTTAATTGCGGCAAGCGCAGTAATCCCTGTTTTTGGTTTTAAAGAATGGCATTACACCAACTTAAGCGGTATCCTTTTATATCCAGATTATTTTAATGAGGATATGCAATTTAGTAGTAAGGATAACTCAAGAAATATTGGTGGAATAGTTGGGAATGGACGTTTTGAGAAGCAAATGATTTTATCTAAAAAAGCATTGTACCACGGCTTTAAAAACACAACCGATAAAAGTAATACTGGCATACACGAATTTGTGCATCTTATTGATAAGCTGGATGATAGTACAGATGGAGTTCCAGAGCGATTATTAGAACATCAATATGCATTACCTTGGTTGAATTTAATTCATAAGGAAATGGAAGCCATAAACGATAATCATTCTGATATCCGAAAATATGGAGGTACAAATCAAGCTGAATTTTTTGCAGTAGCTTCAGAATATTTCTTCGAGCGTCCAGACTTACTCAAAAAGAAACATCCTGACCTATATAAAATGTTGGTAAAATGTTTCAATCAAAAATTAGCGGATCCAATTTAA